AGCAGCTTTTTCCGGCTCCAGCATCTTGGCGATTGCTTCACGCAGCTTGCTCTCCGAATCGAGCATGAACTGGGCGCTGGTGACTACCCGTTCACCTTCAAACACGCCTTGCACGATCTCGATATATCCATCTTCATCCTGAACACCGGTTTTGACCTGACGCGGTTCAAACTTGCCGCCTGCGAGGGCGACAAAGACTGTCTGTTTTTCGCCGGAATGGAGAACCGCCTCGGCCGGAATGCTCAAGGCATCAACCACGGCGTCCGACTGAATCCGGACATTGACGAACATATCCGGCTTCAGTTCGCGATCTTTATTAGCAAGCTCAATCCGCGCCGTTACGGTCCGGGTCTTTGTTTCGACATAGGGATAGATATATGAAATTTTGCCGTGCAGGGTTTTGCCGCCGACAAAAGGCAGGGTGATGTCGACCGCCTGGCCGACCCTGACCCAGGGGAGTTCGTACTCATAAATATCGGCATTAATCCAGACCCGCGAGATATCGGCAATCTTGAACAGCTCCATACCACCCTTCACATACATGCCGCTTTCAACATTCTTGCGAGTCACAATTCCCTTGTAGGGGGAATGAATTGCCAGGGTACGACTGGCCTTGCCATCTTCCTCCAGGGTTTTGATCTGCCGATCACTGACATCCCAGTATTTGAGTCGGTTGCGTGACGCATCAAGCAGGCGCCGGGCGCCGTCGACGATTTCGGGGAACGGGCTGTTCCGAACACCTTGTAAATTGGCCAGGGCCAGCAGGTATTCCTCCTGGGCCGTCACCAGTTCCGGGCTGTAGATTTCGAGCAGTTTCTGTCCCTTTTTGACCTGCTGTCCGGTTTCATCGACATAAAGATTTTCGACCCAGCCATTGATCTTGGTGTTGACCGTGTACTGTTTCGGCTCCATGTAATCGACATTGCCGACCGTCTTGATTGTCCGCTGCAGGGTCCGCCGCTCGACCTTGCCGGTTCTGATCCCCATGTTCTGCGAGGTCACCGGATCGATAGTGATGATCGTTCCGCCGGTTGCCTGGTCTTCATAAACCGGAACCAGGTCCATCCCCATCGGTGACTTGCCCGGCTCATCGCGAATAAAGGTCGGATCCATCGGCGCTACCCAGTATTTTATTTTGCGCTCGGCCGGGGTCTCCGCTGCGGACGTATCGCTCGCCTTGAGCGGGGTCAACGCCATGCCGCAGATCGGACAATCCCCCGGCTCGTCAACGACGATCATCGGGTGCATGCCGCAGGTGTATTTCTCCGCGGCGTGGGCTGCCGAGAGCCAGCCGTCATGCCGGTGGTCGCCAAGCTGAATTGCCATCGGCGAAGCTGCGACAATTACTGCCATCATCACGGCTGAGGCAACATATCGGAACGTCTTCATCATCTCTTCTCCGGGGTTATCTATTCATTGCGAACCACACTAATCGGGGTTCCGCTGGCCGCTTCAAGACGCGCTATTGCCTGCAGGTAACTGCTCACGGCCCGGTGCTGTTCGGTCTGGTACTTGTCGAGGGTGATCAATGAACTGAGAAGATCGGTAAAATCACTTTGCCCGACCTGATAAGAGGACATCGTTGCCGCATAAACCTGGCGGGCCTGGGGAACGATCCCGGTCAGGTAAAGCTGATAAAGATCAAAGGTCCGCATGGCGGCCTGATACGAGTCGTCAATCTGGTAGGCGGTCCGGGTGCGAAAATCGGCAAACTGATTATAGACCTGATTCAGCATAGACTCGCTTGCCGAGACGGTGGCAGCCCGGCTGGAGCGATTGATCGGCAGATTGAAGCTGATGCCGGCGCTGACAAAGTCGGTCCCCTGGTCCGGCAGATTGTCATCGCGGAACCGATATCCGGCCCAGAGGGTCATATCCGGCCGGTAGTCGAGACGGGCCAGCTCTCTTTGCTGCTTGGCCTGTTCAATGCGGGCTGCCCAGGCGGCAAAAAGCGGTCGGTTATTTTCAGCCTCGGCCTGCAGTGAGGCAAGAGGGACCTCAACGGCTTTGACCTCGATCTTTTGCGGTGTGGTGATTGGCGCGTCAAGCGGCCGGCTGGCCATTTGATTGAGCCGACCCTGCTCAGTCACCCGCTTCTGCTCAAGCTGGATCAGTCGATCGCGCTGGCGGGTCCGTTCAAGGTGAACCGTCAGCACATTCGCCTGGCTCCCCTTGCCGACCTGGT
The Desulfuromonas sp. DNA segment above includes these coding regions:
- a CDS encoding efflux RND transporter periplasmic adaptor subunit, producing MMKTFRYVASAVMMAVIVAASPMAIQLGDHRHDGWLSAAHAAEKYTCGMHPMIVVDEPGDCPICGMALTPLKASDTSAAETPAERKIKYWVAPMDPTFIRDEPGKSPMGMDLVPVYEDQATGGTIITIDPVTSQNMGIRTGKVERRTLQRTIKTVGNVDYMEPKQYTVNTKINGWVENLYVDETGQQVKKGQKLLEIYSPELVTAQEEYLLALANLQGVRNSPFPEIVDGARRLLDASRNRLKYWDVSDRQIKTLEEDGKASRTLAIHSPYKGIVTRKNVESGMYVKGGMELFKIADISRVWINADIYEYELPWVRVGQAVDITLPFVGGKTLHGKISYIYPYVETKTRTVTARIELANKDRELKPDMFVNVRIQSDAVVDALSIPAEAVLHSGEKQTVFVALAGGKFEPRQVKTGVQDEDGYIEIVQGVFEGERVVTSAQFMLDSESKLREAIAKMLEPEKAATEADGSADENLDDLFGDEPKKDENLDDLFK